From Proteiniborus sp. MB09-C3, the proteins below share one genomic window:
- a CDS encoding outer membrane lipoprotein-sorting protein, which produces MKHFVLLFLAAILTFTYGCSMFSEKETDVFYEAQKYFNKMETYRCIADVTVKGNKDTETYKSKHVFKKPDKYVIEVLEPAENQGNIVLYDGKQAWLYNKQIDESFIIKDLEQEADKNLFVGHFLKNILSNEEIKMNFDDINGKKYLVLETDIPGNNKYRYKEKLWIDKENYQPYKLNVLDKDGELSIEVIYTEFKANIKVNDEDFNIKTGLYYIRKL; this is translated from the coding sequence ATGAAACACTTTGTATTATTATTTCTAGCAGCAATACTCACTTTTACTTATGGTTGTTCAATGTTTTCAGAAAAAGAAACAGATGTTTTTTATGAGGCACAAAAATATTTTAATAAAATGGAGACATACAGATGTATTGCAGATGTTACAGTAAAGGGAAATAAAGATACTGAGACCTATAAATCAAAACATGTATTCAAAAAACCGGATAAATATGTCATAGAAGTACTAGAGCCTGCTGAAAACCAAGGAAACATTGTCTTATATGATGGGAAGCAGGCTTGGTTATATAATAAACAAATTGATGAATCCTTTATAATCAAAGATTTAGAGCAGGAAGCAGATAAAAATCTTTTTGTCGGACATTTCTTAAAAAACATATTATCTAATGAAGAAATTAAGATGAATTTTGATGATATAAACGGCAAAAAATATCTAGTTTTAGAAACTGACATACCAGGCAATAATAAGTATAGGTATAAAGAAAAGTTATGGATAGACAAGGAAAACTATCAGCCTTATAAATTAAATGTGTTAGATAAGGATGGAGAGCTATCTATTGAAGTGATTTATACAGAATTTAAAGCCAATATAAAAGTAAATGATGAAGATTTTAATATTAAAACAGGCTTATATTACATTCGTAAATTATAA
- a CDS encoding HEPN domain-containing protein, producing MPIDSYIIGLSNYRLNKADENIEAAKVLFESKYYSESLNRSYYAIFHSLRALLAYNEFDSKKHSGIISYFNQYYVKNNKFSKDFSVILNEAFMIRNRSDYDDFYIASREEAKEQIEKAKTFINGIKTYIQKHQDED from the coding sequence ATGCCAATCGATAGTTATATTATAGGACTATCAAATTATAGGTTAAATAAAGCTGATGAAAATATTGAAGCTGCCAAAGTTTTATTTGAATCTAAATATTATTCAGAATCTCTAAATAGATCATATTATGCTATTTTTCATAGCCTTAGAGCCTTACTAGCCTATAATGAATTTGATTCAAAAAAACATTCTGGCATAATATCGTACTTTAACCAATATTACGTAAAGAACAACAAATTTAGTAAAGACTTTTCAGTAATCCTTAATGAAGCTTTTATGATTAGAAACAGAAGTGATTATGATGATTTTTATATTGCTTCAAGAGAAGAAGCTAAAGAACAAATTGAAAAGGCGAAAACCTTTATTAATGGGATAAAGACTTATATACAGAAGCATCAGGATGAAGATTAA
- a CDS encoding ribbon-helix-helix protein, CopG family: MAETKRIMISLPNSLLEEVDNIVSMESKNRSEFIREAMKLYLRERKKIQLKEVMKNGYREMSQINLYFAEMGIEEDYNELIKYESRLTGREEW, encoded by the coding sequence ATGGCCGAAACAAAAAGAATTATGATAAGTCTACCTAATAGTTTGCTAGAAGAAGTAGATAATATAGTGTCGATGGAAAGCAAGAACAGAAGTGAGTTTATTAGGGAGGCCATGAAGCTCTATTTAAGAGAACGTAAAAAAATTCAGCTTAAAGAAGTAATGAAGAACGGATACAGAGAGATGAGCCAAATTAATTTGTATTTTGCTGAAATGGGGATAGAAGAGGATTATAATGAGCTCATAAAATATGAAAGCAGATTGACAGGACGTGAAGAATGGTGA
- a CDS encoding aldehyde dehydrogenase family protein — MNKLEFVNPWNEEIFGEVAESSVDDVKKAMEAGRAAFNHWQNTSIKNRIEYLAKIRKYFVKNLDELVEGISKNTGKVYTDTLSSEIYPTLDIIKYYEKNLGRILKPRKVKTPAFLIGKESYIEYRPMGVIAVIAPWNYPFQLSVIPIISALAAGNCVIYKGSEVTPYVSVLIEEMFKSAGIPEGVIQVLFGGKEIGEEIINQKPDKVFFTGSVATGKKIAESAARDLIPVELELGGKDPMIVFEDANINRVVQGALWGAFTNCGQVCMSVERLYVQESIYDEFLSNLVFEFDKLNYGSDTYDDIGSMTSKAQIKIVKNHIDDAIKKGAIAITGRKLKEENGFKINPVILTNVNNDMLVMTDETFGPVLPIMKFKTEEEAIRLANDSPYGLNSSIWTKDLNRAKRVVRQLITGGCCINDVIISVANPHLPFGGVKNSGIGRYHSEQGIYTFCNQTSIVVDEGGKNKGINWYPYDKKSYRRLKKLISLLYK, encoded by the coding sequence GTGAATAAACTAGAGTTTGTTAATCCTTGGAATGAAGAAATATTTGGAGAGGTTGCTGAAAGCTCAGTTGATGATGTAAAAAAAGCCATGGAGGCTGGAAGAGCTGCCTTTAATCATTGGCAGAATACCTCAATAAAAAATAGAATAGAGTATCTAGCAAAGATAAGAAAATATTTTGTTAAGAACTTAGATGAATTAGTTGAGGGCATATCTAAAAATACTGGTAAGGTGTATACAGATACATTGTCATCTGAAATATATCCTACTTTGGACATTATTAAATATTATGAAAAAAACCTAGGACGAATTTTGAAGCCTCGAAAAGTAAAAACTCCAGCTTTTTTAATAGGAAAAGAATCATATATTGAGTATAGACCAATGGGAGTCATAGCTGTCATAGCTCCATGGAACTATCCTTTTCAATTATCAGTTATTCCCATTATTTCTGCACTAGCAGCAGGAAATTGTGTTATTTACAAGGGCTCTGAGGTTACACCATATGTCTCGGTATTGATAGAAGAGATGTTTAAAAGTGCGGGAATTCCTGAAGGGGTAATACAAGTACTATTCGGAGGAAAAGAAATAGGAGAAGAGATAATTAATCAGAAGCCTGATAAAGTATTCTTTACAGGAAGCGTGGCTACTGGGAAGAAAATTGCAGAGAGTGCGGCTAGAGATTTAATTCCTGTAGAGTTGGAATTAGGTGGAAAGGATCCAATGATAGTGTTTGAAGATGCCAATATAAATAGAGTGGTACAAGGAGCTCTATGGGGTGCATTTACTAATTGTGGTCAAGTATGTATGTCAGTGGAAAGACTTTATGTTCAAGAATCAATATATGATGAGTTTCTATCGAACTTAGTATTTGAGTTTGATAAGCTCAATTATGGCTCAGATACTTATGATGATATAGGTTCAATGACTTCAAAAGCTCAGATTAAAATAGTAAAAAATCATATTGATGATGCAATTAAAAAAGGCGCCATAGCCATAACTGGAAGAAAGCTAAAAGAAGAAAATGGTTTTAAGATTAACCCAGTAATCTTGACTAATGTGAATAATGATATGCTTGTAATGACAGATGAAACTTTTGGTCCAGTATTGCCTATTATGAAGTTTAAAACAGAGGAAGAAGCTATAAGGCTAGCTAATGATTCGCCATATGGTCTTAACTCTAGTATATGGACTAAAGATTTAAATAGAGCAAAAAGAGTTGTTAGGCAGTTGATAACAGGAGGCTGCTGTATAAATGATGTAATCATCAGTGTTGCAAATCCACATCTTCCTTTTGGTGGAGTAAAAAATAGCGGCATAGGAAGGTATCATTCAGAGCAAGGCATATATACATTTTGCAATCAAACATCAATAGTAGTAGATGAAGGAGGGAAGAATAAAGGAATAAACTGGTATCCATATGATAAAAAAAGTTATAGAAGATTGAAAAAGCTTATAAGCCTATTATATAAATAA
- a CDS encoding type II toxin-antitoxin system PemK/MazF family toxin, with product MIVKRGDILYADLSPVIGSEQGGVRPVLVIQNDIGNKYSPTVIISAITSQINKAKLPTHIEITAPEYGLPKDSVVLLEQIRTIDKKRLREKIGHFDDDMMAKVDECLKISIGLSDY from the coding sequence GTGATAGTAAAGAGGGGAGATATACTTTATGCTGACCTAAGTCCTGTCATTGGTTCTGAACAGGGGGGAGTTAGGCCAGTATTAGTAATCCAAAATGATATTGGGAATAAATATAGTCCTACTGTAATAATTTCTGCTATTACATCACAGATTAATAAAGCTAAGTTGCCAACACATATTGAAATCACTGCTCCAGAGTACGGGCTACCTAAGGATTCAGTAGTATTACTGGAGCAAATAAGAACCATCGACAAAAAACGGCTTAGGGAAAAGATTGGTCACTTTGATGACGACATGATGGCTAAGGTCGATGAGTGTTTGAAAATTAGCATAGGGCTATCAGATTATTAA
- the alr gene encoding alanine racemase, giving the protein MVSLKDFRPVWAEINLDNLAHNVREVRRLVGEKVIITSVIKADAYGHGATAIAKTLSDNGSDRLAVATLSEAIELRKSGITDDILILGYTPRYQDKFIIESNITQTIYNMEDAKALSEIAKDLGRTAKIHLKIDTGMGRLGFLPEADSIEKIANIFKLPNLYIEGIFSHFARADEANKEHTMIQFEKFNWVLKELKRIGIEIPIKHIANSAAIIDLPECHLDMVRAGIMLYGLYPSDYVNKDKVNLKPVMTLKASISNIKTVKAGEGISYGHSFVTNKTTKIATLPIGYADGLTRLLNHKAKASIKGKRVPIVGSICMDQCMVDVTNLDDVKIGDEAILFGTGRMNEPSIDDVARILGTINYEIVCMVSKRVPRVYLENNEILYIRDYLA; this is encoded by the coding sequence TTGGTTTCTTTAAAGGATTTTAGACCAGTGTGGGCTGAAATAAATTTAGATAATTTAGCTCATAATGTTAGGGAAGTAAGAAGACTTGTAGGTGAGAAGGTTATTATTACCTCGGTGATTAAGGCAGATGCCTATGGACATGGGGCCACGGCAATTGCTAAAACTCTTTCAGATAATGGAAGTGACAGATTAGCAGTGGCTACACTATCTGAAGCTATTGAACTAAGAAAATCCGGCATAACAGATGATATACTAATACTAGGCTATACTCCCAGATATCAAGACAAATTCATTATAGAAAGCAATATAACTCAAACAATATACAATATGGAGGATGCAAAGGCACTATCAGAGATAGCAAAGGATTTAGGCAGAACAGCCAAGATACATTTGAAGATTGATACTGGTATGGGAAGACTAGGTTTTTTGCCTGAGGCGGACTCAATAGAAAAAATAGCTAATATATTCAAATTACCCAATCTATATATTGAAGGGATATTTTCTCATTTTGCAAGAGCTGATGAAGCTAATAAAGAGCATACAATGATACAGTTTGAAAAGTTTAACTGGGTATTAAAAGAACTTAAGAGAATAGGTATAGAAATACCTATAAAACATATTGCCAACAGTGCGGCCATAATTGATTTGCCAGAATGTCATCTAGATATGGTAAGGGCTGGAATAATGCTATATGGCTTATATCCGTCTGACTATGTAAATAAAGACAAGGTTAATTTAAAGCCAGTAATGACTTTAAAGGCTTCTATTTCAAATATAAAAACTGTTAAAGCAGGTGAGGGCATAAGCTATGGACACAGCTTTGTAACAAATAAAACTACTAAAATAGCTACGTTGCCTATTGGCTATGCAGATGGACTTACTAGACTTTTAAATCATAAAGCCAAAGCGAGTATAAAAGGAAAGAGAGTTCCTATAGTAGGCAGTATATGTATGGATCAATGTATGGTAGATGTAACCAATCTTGATGATGTAAAAATAGGCGATGAGGCTATACTGTTTGGAACTGGAAGAATGAATGAACCGAGTATAGATGATGTAGCAAGGATTTTGGGAACAATAAATTATGAAATTGTATGTATGGTAAGTAAAAGGGTGCCAAGAGTATACTTGGAAAATAATGAGATTTTATATATAAGAGATTATCTTGCTTAA
- a CDS encoding S41 family peptidase: MKKRYLTFIIICVLLFLVIYIISNNNIKFTTKSNSIEIEHNTISISEMNMDLYYLEKQVIDNHPALKDKDTLDRFKGKMDYAYEKIDSIKSNDEFVFLVMEILATLKDGHTAVDLYNGSYNAIDLNFKWLDEGMIINEGNEVLKKGDKVLKIGNMKPEQILLNMKKFIPSENDYWLKYKSEQFLPTKMFLNHLGLINNKDKVDVLVEDYNGKIKNVQLSFNNYISIMEKYYNLRPFYYEINNNKSIGIFYLNFCIYNEQYIKKVEEFFHDIKKDRIEKAVIDLRKNSGGNAVVIGEFLQYINVEKVELLNDVWFSNSINEQTDLFNGEIYVLTSKETFSAAHGFAGVFKNNNIGLIVGEPTGNATLAYGNAPRCELPNSKIEFNVATDIFKIPNKGAYSNTLEPDIYITYTRQDIILSNDPIIEWVIDCN; this comes from the coding sequence ATGAAAAAACGTTATCTTACTTTTATTATAATATGTGTACTACTCTTTTTAGTCATTTATATTATCAGTAACAATAATATAAAATTCACGACAAAGTCAAATAGTATTGAAATTGAGCACAATACTATTAGTATAAGTGAAATGAATATGGATCTGTATTATTTGGAAAAACAAGTCATAGATAACCATCCAGCTTTAAAAGATAAAGATACATTAGATAGATTTAAAGGAAAAATGGATTATGCTTATGAAAAAATAGATAGCATTAAGAGCAATGATGAATTTGTCTTTTTAGTTATGGAAATTCTAGCTACTTTAAAAGATGGACATACAGCAGTGGATTTATATAACGGAAGTTATAATGCAATAGATCTAAACTTTAAATGGTTAGATGAAGGCATGATTATAAATGAAGGAAATGAGGTGCTAAAAAAGGGTGATAAAGTATTAAAGATAGGAAATATGAAACCTGAGCAAATTTTATTAAATATGAAAAAATTTATCCCTTCTGAGAATGATTACTGGCTCAAATATAAAAGCGAACAATTTTTACCTACCAAAATGTTTTTAAACCACTTAGGACTAATTAATAATAAGGATAAGGTAGATGTTTTAGTTGAAGATTATAATGGCAAGATTAAAAATGTACAATTATCATTTAATAACTATATAAGTATAATGGAAAAATACTATAATCTAAGGCCATTTTATTATGAAATAAATAATAATAAAAGTATAGGCATCTTTTACTTAAATTTTTGTATATATAATGAACAATATATAAAAAAAGTTGAAGAATTTTTTCATGATATAAAAAAAGATAGGATAGAAAAAGCTGTCATTGATTTGAGAAAAAACTCTGGGGGAAATGCAGTAGTTATTGGAGAGTTCTTACAATACATTAATGTCGAGAAAGTTGAATTATTAAATGATGTATGGTTTAGCAATTCAATAAATGAGCAGACCGATTTGTTTAACGGTGAAATTTACGTATTAACATCAAAAGAAACATTTAGTGCAGCACATGGCTTTGCGGGGGTTTTTAAAAATAATAACATAGGATTAATAGTTGGCGAACCAACAGGAAATGCAACATTAGCTTATGGCAATGCACCAAGATGTGAGCTTCCCAACTCTAAGATAGAATTCAATGTTGCAACTGACATTTTTAAAATCCCTAACAAAGGCGCATATTCAAATACTTTAGAGCCAGACATATATATAACTTATACTAGGCAGGATATTATTTTAAGCAATGATCCGATTATTGAGTGGGTAATAGACTGTAATTGA
- a CDS encoding nucleotidyltransferase domain-containing protein yields the protein MYDIELLKNRELISLLEDLKNVLIDIYGNNLKDIILYGSYARGDNDSESDIDIMILVDLDNDEQRKYRKTLVEKITDLSIHYDVVISVIESNYKDFNNRISYVPFYKNVVREGIKVYANR from the coding sequence ATGTACGATATTGAATTATTAAAGAATAGAGAATTGATATCTTTATTAGAAGATTTAAAAAATGTACTTATTGATATATATGGAAATAATTTAAAAGATATAATATTGTATGGATCATATGCAAGAGGAGATAATGATTCTGAATCAGACATAGATATAATGATATTAGTCGATTTGGACAATGATGAACAAAGAAAATATAGAAAAACTTTAGTTGAAAAGATTACTGATTTGTCAATCCATTATGACGTCGTAATTTCAGTGATAGAAAGCAATTATAAAGATTTTAATAACCGAATATCTTATGTACCTTTTTATAAAAATGTAGTAAGAGAGGGGATTAAGGTTTATGCCAATCGATAG
- a CDS encoding FeoA family protein encodes MQKSEISKDLISVTNLKKGEEGTIAELNTTNSNILRKLMAMGIMPGMNLKMIQTFPSYVFQVGYTQVAVDKEIASVIIIDK; translated from the coding sequence GTGCAGAAATCAGAAATTAGTAAAGACTTAATATCAGTAACTAATCTAAAAAAAGGTGAAGAAGGAACTATAGCAGAGCTTAACACTACAAATAGTAACATATTGAGAAAACTAATGGCAATGGGAATAATGCCCGGAATGAATCTAAAAATGATTCAAACATTCCCTTCCTATGTGTTTCAAGTAGGCTACACTCAAGTAGCAGTAGATAAAGAAATAGCTTCTGTGATAATAATAGATAAGTAA
- the glnA gene encoding type I glutamate--ammonia ligase encodes MEKKIINRDEQIKYIKSIIKEKKVRFIVLQIADILGSVKCTTLPVSQIDKILNNEVMFDGSSIDGFARIEESDMYLHPDLSTFIILPWQTHNGYTTARMICDVYMPDGKPFEGCPRYVLKRALEKARSMGFAFYVGPEPEFYMFNVDEKGNPVLENNDKAGYFDMAPMDRGEDVREAITIALEGFGFEVEASHHECGPGQHEIDFKYEDALTTADNIMTFRYVVKKVADDFGLFASFMPKPVEGIAGSGMHLNMSLFSNQQNIFYDESKENGLSDEAMYFVGGLLENVKGFTVITNPLVNSYKRLVSGFEAPVNIAWSERNRSPLIRIPAKRGLSTRVELRNPDPSCNPYLALATALTAGLNGIENRVSPPEPINKNIYEMCLEERQENHIEALPKSLYEAINELSKNEIIKEALGNHVTSKYISGKLKEWEEYVAKVHRWEIEQYLRAY; translated from the coding sequence ATGGAGAAAAAAATAATTAACAGAGATGAACAAATTAAGTACATCAAAAGCATAATCAAAGAAAAGAAGGTTAGGTTTATTGTTTTACAGATTGCGGACATACTTGGTTCTGTAAAATGCACCACATTACCTGTCAGTCAGATTGATAAAATTCTTAATAATGAGGTCATGTTTGATGGCTCATCAATCGATGGATTTGCACGTATAGAGGAATCTGATATGTATCTCCACCCAGACCTATCTACATTTATTATTTTACCATGGCAAACTCATAACGGATATACAACAGCTAGAATGATTTGCGATGTATATATGCCAGATGGAAAACCATTTGAAGGATGTCCTAGGTATGTGCTTAAAAGAGCATTGGAAAAGGCTAGAAGCATGGGATTTGCTTTCTATGTTGGACCTGAGCCTGAGTTTTATATGTTCAATGTGGATGAAAAGGGAAATCCTGTACTAGAAAACAATGATAAGGCAGGATATTTTGATATGGCGCCTATGGATAGAGGTGAAGATGTTAGAGAAGCTATAACTATTGCCCTAGAAGGCTTTGGATTTGAAGTCGAGGCTTCACATCATGAATGTGGGCCAGGTCAGCATGAAATAGATTTTAAATATGAAGATGCTCTTACTACTGCTGACAACATCATGACTTTTAGATATGTAGTGAAAAAAGTAGCAGATGACTTTGGATTATTTGCTAGCTTTATGCCTAAGCCAGTAGAAGGAATTGCTGGCTCTGGAATGCATTTAAACATGTCTTTATTTAGCAATCAGCAAAATATATTCTATGATGAAAGTAAAGAAAATGGACTTAGTGATGAGGCTATGTATTTTGTTGGCGGATTATTAGAAAATGTGAAGGGATTTACTGTAATTACCAATCCCCTAGTAAATTCGTATAAAAGATTAGTAAGCGGATTTGAAGCTCCAGTAAATATAGCTTGGTCAGAGAGGAACAGAAGTCCCCTTATAAGAATACCTGCCAAGAGAGGTTTAAGTACAAGGGTTGAGCTTAGAAATCCAGACCCATCATGTAATCCTTATCTAGCACTTGCCACAGCATTAACTGCTGGACTAAATGGAATAGAAAATAGAGTTTCTCCACCTGAACCTATAAATAAAAATATTTATGAAATGTGTCTAGAGGAAAGACAGGAAAATCATATTGAAGCTTTGCCTAAGAGCTTGTATGAGGCCATAAATGAATTGTCTAAAAATGAAATAATAAAAGAAGCATTAGGGAATCATGTAACTAGCAAATATATTTCTGGGAAGCTAAAAGAGTGGGAGGAATATGTAGCTAAAGTGCATAGGTGGGAAATTGAACAGTATTTAAGAGCCTATTAG
- a CDS encoding M28 family peptidase, with translation MDKIKNDEKYAFIAYNWDDVNKAKLHSNISIIIFAEDSDSKKSIIEINNNSPALIIINKFLAEKLITFTNQKVSIELSLDFEDILLENIYMTYKGKNSKDTIVLTAHYDATGSTNGMFSKGIIDNGSGVAIVLELLQKTIENNSNSNMDIIFSFVNSEEQMYLNILGSKFFNQFLKEDYNNILNIKLDSLGEKNVETIYFGMSGDINNDSLIEHIQNSFNDMFILENVDYYPSD, from the coding sequence TTGGATAAGATTAAAAATGATGAAAAATATGCATTTATTGCTTATAATTGGGATGATGTCAATAAGGCTAAGCTTCACTCAAATATTTCTATAATAATCTTTGCAGAGGATAGTGATAGCAAAAAAAGTATCATCGAAATAAATAACAATTCTCCTGCCCTCATTATTATAAATAAATTTCTTGCGGAAAAACTCATAACCTTTACTAACCAAAAAGTATCTATAGAATTAAGTTTGGATTTTGAAGATATTCTCCTAGAAAATATCTATATGACTTATAAGGGGAAGAATAGTAAGGATACAATTGTATTGACTGCTCATTACGATGCAACTGGTAGCACTAATGGGATGTTTTCAAAAGGAATTATAGATAATGGTAGTGGTGTAGCTATTGTTTTAGAGCTACTACAGAAAACTATAGAGAACAATTCCAATTCCAATATGGATATAATATTTTCTTTTGTAAATTCTGAGGAACAAATGTATTTAAATATTCTAGGAAGTAAATTTTTTAACCAGTTTCTTAAAGAAGATTATAATAATATATTAAACATAAAATTGGATTCTCTTGGAGAGAAGAATGTAGAGACAATTTATTTCGGAATGTCTGGAGATATAAATAATGATTCATTAATAGAACATATTCAAAACTCATTTAATGATATGTTTATTCTTGAAAATGTTGATTATTATCCCTCGGATTGA
- a CDS encoding NAD(P)H-hydrate dehydratase — MIKGTGIDIIEIDRIRSAINNNTKFKERIFTKNELNYIESKNNNMNTIAGLFAAKEAVSKALGSGISGFKWTDIEIYSETSGKPSIMLLGKAKELANAKEISNIHVSISHNNDSAVALAVAEKDYKYLQGNIYNIPCMNGDYSIIDKDMVNSIIPKREKDTHKGTYGRVGVIGGSKGMTGAVILALKACLRSGSGLAYSIVPESVSDIIELSATEAICLPIKDTDRHLDRNSAKYIKEAISKVDCLVLGPGMGVDGERVGLVKDILLYTEKPIVLDADGINCASKDKEALLARQYPTVITPHPAELSRLLGITTEEIQSNRIEYCRYAAQTFNTITVLKGSNTVISSPKGDIYINTTGNPGMATAGSGDVLSGMIGSLIGQKIEPLNATMAAVFCHGLAGDIVAREKGEYGLIAGDIVENIPYAIKAIKSD; from the coding sequence ATGATTAAAGGTACTGGAATAGATATAATAGAAATAGACAGAATACGTAGTGCCATAAATAATAATACTAAATTTAAAGAAAGAATATTTACAAAAAATGAGCTTAATTATATTGAATCAAAAAACAACAATATGAATACTATAGCTGGACTTTTTGCGGCAAAAGAGGCAGTAAGCAAAGCCCTTGGTAGTGGAATCAGTGGCTTTAAATGGACGGACATTGAAATTTACTCCGAAACATCAGGAAAGCCGTCTATAATGCTTTTAGGAAAAGCTAAGGAATTGGCAAACGCAAAGGAAATCTCAAATATACATGTTTCGATTAGCCATAATAATGATAGTGCTGTAGCTCTTGCTGTAGCAGAAAAAGATTATAAATATTTACAGGGGAATATCTATAATATTCCTTGCATGAATGGAGACTATTCTATTATAGATAAAGATATGGTAAATAGTATTATTCCAAAGAGAGAAAAGGATACTCACAAAGGAACCTATGGAAGAGTAGGTGTAATCGGAGGAAGTAAAGGAATGACAGGTGCCGTTATTTTAGCTCTAAAGGCCTGTCTTAGAAGTGGAAGTGGATTAGCTTATTCAATTGTACCCGAATCAGTAAGCGATATTATAGAGCTTTCAGCAACAGAAGCCATATGTTTACCTATAAAAGATACTGATAGACATCTTGATAGAAATTCAGCAAAATATATTAAGGAAGCAATTAGTAAGGTAGATTGCTTGGTTTTAGGACCAGGAATGGGTGTAGATGGAGAGAGAGTAGGGCTTGTAAAAGATATTTTATTATATACAGAAAAACCTATAGTATTAGATGCTGATGGAATAAATTGTGCTTCAAAAGATAAGGAAGCTTTATTAGCTAGACAATACCCAACAGTAATCACTCCCCATCCAGCAGAACTGTCAAGATTGCTAGGTATAACTACTGAAGAAATCCAATCTAACAGAATAGAGTACTGTAGATATGCTGCACAAACATTCAACACAATTACTGTGCTAAAAGGTTCAAATACGGTGATTTCTAGTCCAAAAGGTGATATTTACATAAATACTACTGGAAATCCGGGCATGGCCACGGCTGGTAGTGGAGATGTACTAAGTGGAATGATAGGGAGTTTAATTGGACAGAAGATAGAGCCTTTAAATGCAACTATGGCAGCTGTATTTTGTCATGGATTAGCGGGAGATATAGTTGCCAGAGAAAAAGGAGAATATGGTCTTATAGCAGGGGATATAGTAGAAAATATACCCTATGCTATAAAGGCTATCAAGTCTGATTAA